CAGCACTGTGGGCTGACTATGACACAATTCTGCTAATGACTTTTGGTCATGTCATTTTGCCTATCAAAAGTATCACAATGAATGAATAGTAagagagatgtagccgtgttagtctggtccagctgaaacaaaaggcaggactatgcagcactttaaagactaacaagatggtttattagatgatgagctttcatgggccagacccacttcctcagatcaaattgtggaagaaaattggcatgaccttCTATACCAATGAATGAAGGGGAAGCCCTGTTCCATCCTTCTGCCACCTGTTACCATTTGCATGAAACCATCCTGCTGACTGTTGTGCTGTAGCTCTATTACATTCCAGGCAGATCTTCTGGATTCGTTTCTGTTCCCTCTTTAAAGCATCTGTTTCACTTATTCAGTGTCCATCTCCGATGAGGGTCGCGCAGAAGTGAATGGGTTAAAGGCATCTCATTTCTTCAGCCTGACAGAACGTCTGAATGTCTGCGCAGCCCCGTTTATCTGGCTCTTTATTCGTCCCCCGTGGTCTGTGAGTGGAAGCTGTTGTAAAGCTGTGGTCTACGAGAGCCTCAAAGCAGAGTGTCAGTTGCAGAAAGTAAGTGGTGCTCTTTCTGTCTGTGGCAGTAGGGCAGGACAGCACATCAGAATTACATCTCCATTTTTCTCAAGAATATCTTGCTCTCATGCCACTTTTCCCACTGCTGAAAATGAAAGTTAATCCAGAGCAAAATCAGTGTGCAAGAGAGGCACTGCTTGGTAGCTGTCCAAGGATTGTGCCATGATTGCCCTTGCGGGTTAATTTCCATCTCAAAATTGATGGAACAGTGAAGGTGGGAGCAGAGAATGTCAGTTCATGAAAGGCCAAGAGCAGACACAGCTCTAGCCTTGGGACTGTTTTGGAGAAGTCTCTCACTTTTTGGTTCTCTTTAATAATGTATACTTCTAAAACTCTCTTTTAGGCCCAGAAAGGATCTATTCTGCACTGCTTGGCTAAGGTTTTAAGTCTCTTTGAGGTGGGTAATGTTCCTGCTGTTGGGTTTGGGAATTTGGGAGTTTCAATTTTACAATACAAACGTCCTCTGACTTTTCAAATGCTCAATGTGTTATGTTATTACCTTCATCTGAGATTGAATCAAGTGTCCTTGGTTCCCCCCGGTGTGAAAGATTTTTACTTTTTCCTTTATAGTGGCAGAAGGGCCCGAAAAGTCTGTGCAGGCCCTTTACTATTTAAAGGGAAAGTGATTTGAAATCTAAGTTAAGTTTCGGTGTGGGTCAAATCCCGGGCCATGTTTTCTGCTGCATTAAACTTGTGCAGCTCTGTTGACATCAGCTGAAAGTAGATGTAACTACTAGGCCTGCTTGTTGGGCTTACAGTATGGGACATCTGATAGTGTCCTTTTGAGATGTCACGCTGCGTTCCAAAGGAAGAGGCATACTGGCTGCTCGGAGTCCTAAATTGCTTTTGATTACCTGCGGAAAGCTGCAAAAGACGGTGCCTGCAGTGGTCCCGGAAACCATCTTGAATATTTTGGAGGAGGCTCCCGATGATAAAAGATTCTGGACTGTAGCTTTTAATCTGAAGACTTTCTATACCTCTTGGGGGCTCATGTGCCCTTCTGACTGGGAATGTACCATAAAAAGGTTaaacattatttatttttcaggatgaagaaaaaaggaaagaagccCTTGAAATGTTTGAAGAGTCTTCAAAGCAGGGTTGCTTAAACAGCTCCTACCTCCTCTGGGAAAGCAACAGAAGAGCTGCTGTGAGTACATTTGACTCTGAAAACAATCTTTTCACCTCTAATACAGTGGCACCAGGAGTAGAGCTCTGTGAAGAGTACTGTGTATGTCTGAGACACCAGCTGTCTAAACAGCCCAGGTGGATTAATGGCGAGAGGCAGTAGTATCTGCTTTTTACAGACTGGGAAGATAAATGCAGAGATTCAGTGACTTGTCCACATCACGCTGGAAGTCTGTGGTCCAACTGAGACTTGAACTCTGATCTCTTTAGTCCCTGTTCAATTCCTTAAGCCCAGGATTATCCTTCACAGAAAGAGGCTGATGGTGTGAGGCTTTTCCTACAAAGGACAGAAGAGCAGAAGTGATCCCTTTGGCTAGGAGGTGTACTCCAACCTTCACAGATACTGTACCAAATGGGTCTCTGCCCTAGACAAAAGGGGCAAAGCCTTAATGCTGTTTATATTCCTTTTCTCTAGATGTCCGATCCTGGTAGATATCTTCAGAGCCTCAGGAAACTAAGGGACTATGCAGCAAAGGGTTGCTGGGAAGCCCAGGTAAGACTTTGACTAATGACACTAAGATGTTGGTTTTTTGCATGCCCTCTCCATGCTGGCATAGAAAGGCACGAGCACTTAAACGTGGATCAAGTGGCTGGCCATTAAGAATGGAAGCTAAAGCGCCTCTCAGAAAATACTTAAATGTACTCTGCAAAGTAACCTTCAGAAAATAACTgcacttgcacaaaaacttgagcAAGGGCTCATCTTTAGTCTGAAGAGCCTGTCCCAAAATCCAGCACACGTGTTGTGTGCAACGTAACACCTGTTTGTTCTCAGTGTCTCTGGAGTGGGCCCCATAAGCTAGGCTTCACTGTATTTAGAATGGGAAAAAGTCATGGGTTCTCTCTCACTTTCAGTTCAGGTTGTTTCTCTGTCCAAATGGGAAATAGCTCACTTGCTATTTACATTTCCCCTCTTGTCTGCCTGCTGTAGGTATCTTTAGCCAAAGTCTGTGGGAATGGAAACCAGCTAGGATTAGAAGCAAAAGCCTCCAATGAGTTGGTGTCTCAGCTCTTCCAGGCCTCCCTCCCAGTCAGAAAGCAAAGCATCTTCACTGTGCAGAAGGGAATGAACGAAACAATGAGGTAAAGACAAGCTGAGCAGTCAGGTCTCTGATACAGAAATGTGGATGACATGGCAGGAAAGGCTGCTGCTGTTTCCTTGGGCTAGTTTTAGTTCTGTCTGGGAAGAGATGCAACCTGCCAGATCATTACGCTCTTTGCGGACTTCTCCATTAGTTCTGAGATGCAAGCAGTGAAGTGCAATGGCGAAGTTTGTACTTTGTGAATGTTGCTAATTACACTGTGCTCCTGGTTAGAACCAGCATGGAATGGATTCTTACTTTGATACGTTCATATTTTAAGGCATCTCTTACCTGCAGTTTGCATTAATTTGCCAGTTTGCCTAAATACCTACCATGGTCCATCAGCCCCACAGTTTGAGTCAAGTGTCTGCCCTTTTAACTAGATGCAACAGGACACTTTACTGAAGTCCTGTTTTGATGTTCAATATTTTGTTGGCTAATAACTTTTGAAAGGATAAAAGTCTTACGTGCAGAGAATCTCTGATGTCACAGCTGTTGTGTAGCACCTCTGGATGGCTACTGTGACTATCTCCTATCTAGGTACATCCTGATCGACTGGCTGGTAGAAGTGGCCACCATGAAGGATTTCTCCAGTCTCTGTCTTCATATGACAGTGGGGTGTGTTGATCGGTACCTGAAGTTGAGACCTGTATCCCGGGCCAGGCTCCAGCTTTTGGGAATCGCATGCATGGTCATTTGTACACGGTTAGTATTTGATGCATCAATGGTGATGCAAACCTAGCCTGTAGCTATCACATTCTGCTTTCTCTACTGCACTAGTAACAGCTAAAACTAGCCTTCTTTGTCCCTTTACAGGACAACTGCTCTCTTCAGTGTAAAGCTTCTTAATGTTTCCAAATGTAACATAATGATGCTGCTGCCACCCAGGCACTTATTTACATATGGCACATGACAGCCCCTTTAAAGAACTATCGTCTTAAAGTAGCTTAGCATGAGAAATCCTACTAGGAACAGGTCAGCACTATCCTTGGGATCAGCCCCTTTGCCATAAGCCACTCAGAAAAGCAGGTGTGCACCTACGTGTGTATTCAAGCTGTTTGGAAAACAAGACTTTGTGGCAGAGAAGAAGCATCGTGTTCCTGGCCTACTGTGTTATGTGGGATTGATTCCAGTACTTCTGCTGTTTCCAAGGCTCCAGGGTTTAAAAAGAGATGCTGCCAAACAGGAGACTGAATTCCAGGCACAAGGAATAGGTCTGGTTCTGCAGCCTTTCCATGGAAATTATACCTGTGAAAATGGCTCTAGGATTTGGCCTTCTAATCAGTGCTATGCTAAAGAAGCCGGATGAAGTGAAAGGTGGCATTGACAGGGCATTGTCTTCTGGAAACACTTGACGTTCTCCTAACCTGCACTAACTTCCCTGTCTTGCTTGTGCAGGtgtctctgggacacctggcacgggccactgtgggcagacactGAGCTAGGTGGACCGTGATCTTGAGCCAGTCTGGCCATTGTATGTTCTCCATTGCAAAGGATAGCTGTGGCTGTTTGCATGCAACCTGAGCTCAGCGTGTGTGGCTCTGCCTTGGCCCCAATGCTAACGCTCTTCTAATATTGCAGTTTCATTAGCAAAGAGATCTTGACAATACGGGAAGCTGTGTGGCTAACGGACAACACATACAAATATGAAGATCTAGTCCGGATGATGGGGGAGATCATCTCTGCCCTGGAAGGCAAGATAAGGGTAAGTTTGGAAaagcaggagggtgggggtgggatgcTAAGTCATGGAGAGTCTGGGGAGATGTGGAGCCTCCTTCTGCTTCTCTGTAGACTGCATGTTGTTTTGGGTGTTCCTGGCTTCTTCAGTCAGCACCCTTCCCTGCTGCGACAGGTGACCGGGCTCTTTGAGTAAGCATGTCTGAGGATCGTTGTAAATAATTCTGTACCTGCAAGCACGTGATGCGATTGCACTGTAGGGAAGTCAGGTGTAACCCCCTTGGAACCAAGTCCAGAGATCTTATGTATGCCTGCAATAGCATCTGGGAAACATCTTGATACCACTGGGGTAGTAAAAAGCCATCTTTTATAAGGAGCCTCGGTGGAAAGGGGTCACATGGGAACAATTGCATTCTAAGTGCAGTGCGTTGTGGAATTTTGTCATTGTTCTCCTTTATGCATTAGATACCTACTATTGTGGATTACAAAGAAGTGCTGCTGAACATAGTGCCCTTGGAGAGAAGAACTCTTCACCTGTACAGCTTTATCTGCGAGCTCTCGCTATTGAACACCGGTCTCTGCGTATATTCCCCTGCCCATCTGGCTGCTGCAGCACTGCTACTGGCTAAGATACTGCACCGGCAAGGTAAGGAACAGGCATAACTGGGCCTGCAGGTTCCACAGGGTAGCATGTTCATCCTGCTGTTCCTCTAGATAGCAGTTTGTGCCAGCCTGCCTCCAGTCACGTTAGAGATAAGACAGTTGAGAAGGATGGGGTGGGTTTGGCCCTTTTCCCCAGTAATTGCTGTGTCAAGCTCAAGCCTTGCTATGAGATGTGGGTTGAAGAAATGCCTGAAGAATTTTCTTTAGTAATTCTATGGACTGGATTACACTGCACGGAATCTCTCCGGTTCTGCCACCTGCAGCTGTTGGAGCCCCACAATTGATTCTGAGTTTTAAATGGATTATCTGCAGGCAGGATCTGCCTGATTTCTGCAGTACAGAGCTCTAGGTGCTAATGTGTGTATTCCCTTCTCCAGCACATCCTTGGACCAGCCAGCTGTCCGAATGCACTGGATTCTCTCTTGAAGACCTGATACCCGGTGTGCTGAGCCTATACCAAAAATGGTATAACCTTCAGAACCTTGCTGAGTAGCGCTCAGTGCAGGGAGTGTTACAGACCAGCAGCAAAGTCTTGATAATGACGCTTTGCTATTTCATTAGTGTCTCAGAACTGAGGCAGTAGCATTGGTGAGAGTACACCTCACTCCCCCCGACATGGGAGAGGTTGGAGAGCTAGTACATAGCTCTGAACAGTGGCTCTAGGGAGTGTGCATCTCATTACTACTATCCTCAGCCTGCCCAGTGTCCTGAGTCACAAGGCTGGGATTTGCTTATTGGCAAACTACAGGAAgatccccagcagggctggaagctCCTCTGTCTGACAGTATCTCAGTGCCCAGATCCCGCGCCCTGCTGAAAACATGACAAAGtggcaaggagaagaagggggagggggatgtctcGGAAGCTGAGCTAGTCCTGTTACTCCGCCTCCCTGATGAACTGCTGTTGGCCTGTTACCTCAGAACTGAGAGGAAACGTTCTCCGGAGCCGTGAAGGGAGGGTTTAGGTCAGAGGGTTCTTTCTATCAACTTTGTTTCCTGACGTGCCTTGTAAGGCCTGTGCTGTGATTTTCTGTCTTCCCAGTTTCCATGATGATGTCCCAAAGGATTATAGGCAGGTGGTGTTGACGGCTGTGAGACAACGATTTGAAGATGAGCGCTATGAAGAAATTGGCAGGGAGAAGGTGAGGAGTAGCTTTATTGTTCTGTTCTCCATTCTTAAGCAGAGCAACCAGTGTAGTAGAGATCCAATGCCCTGAAAAGTAACAAGTGCAATTCAGTCCCCCAGGGAAGGTGAAAAATGCAGTGGTGTTGGCATTACTCACACTTGGGAGCGAGCTGGACTATCCATGCCAAGGAGACCTACTGATCCTAGAGAAGCTTTGGGCGTTTGGTGCTGGGAGGGCTGCTGGTGTCTGACTAGGCTCTCTTGTTTTCTAGGTGATGAGTCACAGCCAGCTGTGTTCATTGTTAGGTGTGAAACAGGAGGACCCAGAGCCAAGTCCCTTACACACAAGTCCCGAGGAAATTCAGACTTTCCTTAGCTCTCCCTCTGGAAAGAGAACTAAAAGGCAAGTCAAACTAAGCTCTGTTCTACATGTGGGCTCTCCTGTGTTTGCAGCCACTTCCCTTCTTCTGAGCTGCCATTCAGTCCTTCACTTCATCACCTTTACTCTGCTTGGCCTCTTCCTCTGGGTGGCTGGAAGGGAAAGTTTGGGTTTCATGTCAGCGAGTTTCACTGTGGCCAAACCAAATGACCAGTTGTATCTTTAGCATTTGCTGGAAGAGTTGCGAGTGCCAAACGCGTGAAGACTGGCCTGTTCCCTGATTCAGGATGACTTCTTCCATGTGTGCGCTGAGTGAGTAACCTCTGAGTTTCCCTGCAACAGGAGGAGGGAAGACAGCATTCAGGAAGACAGGGGCAGCTTCGTGACTACACCCACAGCTGAGCTATCTACGCAGGAGGAGAGCCTTCTGGACAACTTCCTGGACTGGAGCTTGGACACCTGCTCTGGTTATGAAGGAGATCAGGAAAgcgaaggggagagagaaggagatgGTAAGTTGTGTACTTTTTTCTTGGATTGCACTCAAGAGAAACCAAGCGCTCTTCTCGGCAGCCTCCCAAAGTCCGGTTCCTCTTGCTGGACAGGTGCAAACGCTTTCACGAGGACACAGTTGCTGAAGGAAGGTCCCTTTTCTGGTGTAACAGGGTGATTCTTCCCCCCAGTCTGTAACTGCCAAATGTTTGAGAGGCCAACATCTCTTCCCACTTGCTTTGCTGCAAAACGTTTCCCTGCAAGACTTGGAGGGCTCttgctctgtggcagcagccgCTGGAGTGTAGAAAATGCAGCCAGCATTTCTGAGCattgtctgtgctgctgctgcttccagatAGCACTGGGCACTTGGAGCCACATGCTGAGTGAAGGGGAGTCCTCAGGACTGCATGTAGAGGGGTTGTGCTGCCCCCCTAATCCAGGAAAAGCTCTCTAAGGAATCTGGCTGTAGCCAGCCATGCAGTGGAGCccggccacccaggaaagattaaATGCTGCCCAGCAGCTTAGTAGAGCGCCAGCAGGTGATGCACATCCACACaagcacataataaaatttattccacacatggataggaaaatagagggaacactggtcagaaCTAGAGACTCTCCTGTTTTAG
The nucleotide sequence above comes from Pelodiscus sinensis isolate JC-2024 chromosome 16, ASM4963464v1, whole genome shotgun sequence. Encoded proteins:
- the CCNF gene encoding cyclin-F, producing MKAGVIHCRCSRCFSFPSKRRIRKRPRVLTLLSLPEDVLFHVLKGLPAEDILSIRAVHSHLKYLVDNHASVWACASFQEIWPSPNNLKMFERAAERGNFEAAVKLSVAYLYNEGLSISDEGRAEVNGLKASHFFSLTERLNVCAAPFIWLFIRPPWSVSGSCCKAVVYESLKAECQLQKAQKGSILHCLAKVLSLFEDEEKRKEALEMFEESSKQGCLNSSYLLWESNRRAAMSDPGRYLQSLRKLRDYAAKGCWEAQVSLAKVCGNGNQLGLEAKASNELVSQLFQASLPVRKQSIFTVQKGMNETMRYILIDWLVEVATMKDFSSLCLHMTVGCVDRYLKLRPVSRARLQLLGIACMVICTRFISKEILTIREAVWLTDNTYKYEDLVRMMGEIISALEGKIRIPTIVDYKEVLLNIVPLERRTLHLYSFICELSLLNTGLCVYSPAHLAAAALLLAKILHRQAHPWTSQLSECTGFSLEDLIPGVLSLYQKCFHDDVPKDYRQVVLTAVRQRFEDERYEEIGREKVMSHSQLCSLLGVKQEDPEPSPLHTSPEEIQTFLSSPSGKRTKRRREDSIQEDRGSFVTTPTAELSTQEESLLDNFLDWSLDTCSGYEGDQESEGEREGDVTAASGVLDVTVVYLDPAEHCCQDSSDEDSLASEQPGQDRPARVASLQSDADKQWLAAPGQKEPPLEASSGYSSVHSASPTSSVDGSFGAPLKTTSVLSLGSAVNKGPPLPPYLKSQLQSVWPRAAIGRAERRQVKRKNVAEHSEEERMNLGFLSL